One region of Sphingomonas kaistensis genomic DNA includes:
- a CDS encoding S10 family peptidase, with protein sequence MKHLYLAAAALALGAVPAAAQDKDKAEAEARAYQPQTVTTRHSGNFGGQRIAYSATIGETLLKNKDGVPDAAIVTTAYIKEPRDPSRPVTFLFNGGPGSGSVWLQMGAFGPKRVAIPSDARDDGAPPYPLLDNPDSLLDVTDLVFIDPPGTGFSVLLPGGDPKDYYGVQQDARAVAEVIRRWLGNNNRWGSPKYLGGESYGTSRTAAVVNQLEGATYNDVGLNGLILISTVLDFAAGSDAPGNELGYITNLPSMAVTALYHGKASAESPAALAETARQYAIGPYASFLLKGQRASAEERAAVRTRLAQLTGLSEAFLERADLRVTPDRFYKELLRDRGLTVGRLDSRYTGRDFDNAGESPDNDPSFYGIDAGYTSAVNQWQRGTLGFRTDREYQSIGSIGRDWDWRIGGRDANAYLNLTPWIGKAMRENSGLRTFVAQGWYDFATPFFAAEYALTRTGVPQDRVQFRYYDAGHMMYVRDEDRVKLSRDVRAFIRAR encoded by the coding sequence ATGAAGCATCTCTACCTTGCCGCGGCGGCGCTCGCGCTCGGCGCCGTTCCTGCCGCAGCGCAGGACAAGGACAAGGCGGAGGCGGAAGCCCGGGCCTACCAGCCGCAGACTGTCACCACCCGGCACAGCGGGAATTTCGGCGGACAGCGGATCGCCTATTCCGCGACGATCGGCGAAACCCTGCTCAAGAACAAGGACGGGGTGCCCGACGCGGCGATCGTCACCACCGCCTACATCAAGGAACCGCGCGATCCCTCGCGGCCGGTGACCTTCCTGTTCAACGGCGGGCCGGGCTCCGGCTCGGTGTGGCTGCAGATGGGTGCGTTCGGGCCCAAGCGGGTCGCCATCCCGTCGGACGCGCGCGACGACGGCGCGCCGCCCTACCCGCTGCTCGACAATCCCGACAGCCTGCTCGACGTCACCGACCTCGTCTTCATCGATCCGCCCGGAACCGGCTTTTCGGTGCTGCTGCCGGGCGGCGATCCGAAGGACTATTACGGCGTCCAGCAGGATGCCCGCGCGGTCGCCGAGGTGATTCGCCGCTGGCTCGGCAATAACAATCGCTGGGGCAGCCCCAAGTATCTGGGCGGGGAAAGCTACGGCACCAGCCGCACCGCGGCGGTGGTCAACCAGCTTGAAGGAGCGACCTACAACGATGTCGGGCTGAACGGCCTGATCCTGATCTCGACCGTGCTCGACTTTGCGGCCGGATCCGACGCGCCCGGCAACGAGCTTGGCTACATCACCAACCTGCCGTCGATGGCGGTGACCGCGCTCTATCACGGCAAGGCGAGCGCCGAGAGCCCGGCAGCGCTGGCGGAAACCGCGCGGCAATATGCGATCGGCCCCTATGCCAGCTTCCTCCTCAAGGGGCAGCGGGCCAGCGCCGAGGAACGCGCCGCAGTGCGGACCCGGCTGGCCCAGCTGACTGGGCTCAGCGAAGCGTTTCTCGAGCGGGCCGACCTGCGAGTGACCCCCGACCGCTTCTACAAGGAGCTGCTGCGCGACCGGGGCCTGACCGTCGGCCGGCTTGACAGCCGCTACACCGGGCGCGACTTCGACAACGCCGGCGAGTCTCCCGACAACGATCCGAGCTTCTACGGCATCGACGCGGGCTATACGTCGGCGGTCAACCAGTGGCAGCGCGGTACGCTCGGGTTCCGGACCGACCGCGAATACCAGTCGATCGGCAGCATCGGGCGCGACTGGGATTGGCGGATCGGCGGCCGGGACGCCAACGCCTACCTCAACCTGACGCCGTGGATTGGCAAGGCGATGCGCGAAAACAGCGGCCTGCGCACCTTCGTGGCGCAAGGCTGGTACGATTTCGCGACGCCCTTCTTCGCCGCCGAATATGCGCTGACCCGGACCGGCGTGCCGCAGGACCGGGTGCAGTTCCGATATTATGATGCGGGCCACATGATGTACGTCCGAGACGAGGACCGGGTGAAGCTGAGCCGCGACGTGCGCGCATTCATCCGGGCGCGCTGA
- a CDS encoding D-Ala-D-Ala carboxypeptidase family metallohydrolase, whose protein sequence is MRRLFTLLFASALAAPAPAQPASGAAAAAQPMLYPAPFNPTADYVEAGQDEPGYRSWIASNPWRAGQVRLFHDYLTGSGVSYVAPTWQLLRTASDWRRCGAEPFEVPPQDEWANIVNTLRYVRDYVVPAVGPVEPVSVFRNAALNRCAGGAPESVHRSMSAIDFVPLQPIGREAMIGRLCSQHQRQGPRFNAGLGFYAKMRFHVDSWKYRTWGRDDHGHLACPKVEVRAPVLAAAPVGGLGPVETATTAATISATPSLKPRETVSTLPVKDPLAPL, encoded by the coding sequence ATGCGGCGCCTGTTCACGCTCCTGTTTGCCTCGGCCCTGGCGGCCCCTGCGCCCGCGCAGCCGGCGTCCGGCGCCGCGGCGGCGGCCCAGCCGATGTTGTATCCGGCGCCGTTCAACCCGACCGCCGATTATGTCGAGGCGGGGCAGGACGAACCCGGCTACCGCAGCTGGATCGCCAGCAATCCTTGGCGGGCGGGACAGGTCCGGCTGTTCCACGACTATCTTACGGGCAGCGGCGTGTCTTACGTCGCGCCGACCTGGCAATTACTGCGCACCGCCAGCGACTGGCGGCGTTGCGGGGCCGAGCCCTTCGAGGTGCCGCCGCAGGACGAGTGGGCCAATATCGTCAACACGCTCCGCTACGTGCGCGATTATGTGGTTCCCGCGGTGGGCCCAGTCGAGCCGGTCAGCGTGTTCCGCAACGCCGCGCTCAATCGCTGCGCCGGCGGCGCGCCGGAAAGCGTCCACCGGTCGATGAGCGCGATCGACTTCGTCCCGCTGCAGCCGATCGGCCGCGAGGCGATGATCGGGCGGCTGTGCTCCCAGCATCAGCGCCAGGGTCCGCGCTTCAATGCCGGCCTCGGCTTCTACGCCAAGATGCGCTTCCACGTGGACAGCTGGAAATATCGCACCTGGGGCCGTGACGACCACGGCCATCTCGCCTGCCCCAAGGTGGAGGTGAGAGCGCCTGTGCTTGCCGCCGCGCCGGTCGGTGGGCTCGGCCCGGTGGAGACGGCGACCACGGCGGCGACGATCAGCGCGACACCGTCGCTCAAGCCGCGCGAAACCGTGTCGACGCTGCCGGTCAAGGACCCGCTGGCCCCGCTCTGA
- a CDS encoding polyhydroxyalkanoic acid system family protein → MSTQPIHVDLPHKLGKTEARRRIADNIHKLTSFFPGGGSVSHQWQGDRLDLDIAAMGQAVTARIDVEEAVLRVHVALPGLLGMMAKPIEAALRSKGSELLLEDRSK, encoded by the coding sequence ATGAGCACTCAGCCGATCCACGTCGACCTCCCCCACAAGCTCGGAAAGACCGAAGCGCGGCGGCGGATCGCGGACAATATCCACAAGCTCACCAGCTTCTTTCCGGGCGGCGGAAGCGTCTCCCACCAGTGGCAGGGCGACCGGCTCGACCTCGACATCGCCGCCATGGGCCAGGCGGTCACCGCCCGCATCGACGTCGAGGAAGCCGTGCTGCGTGTCCACGTCGCGCTGCCCGGCCTGCTGGGGATGATGGCCAAGCCGATCGAAGCCGCGCTGCGCAGCAAGGGCAGCGAATTGCTGCTGGAAGACCGCAGCAAATAA
- a CDS encoding FAD-dependent oxidoreductase, with product MRHIAIVGSGPAGFYTAEALLKSGDATIDIIDRLPVPYGLIRFGVAPDHQSIKAVSRRYEKVALTPGVRFLGNVHLGADVSSEELLHYYDAVVLATGAPLDRRLGIPGDDLPGVVGSAAFVGWYNGHPDFADLALPLDQGDAVIVGNGNVALDCARILAKTPGEFVGSDIVAHAFEALGSSAIRAITILGRRGPHQIAMTPKELGELGHLEAAAPLVDPDDFPPAGTDAALDPGQRKSVELLRGFAASPPDGSKPRTITFDFFAKPIAIEGEGRAERVIVERTALGPDGQARGTGQTYAIPAGLVISCIGYASPPIPGVPYDEALGRYPNRDGLVEERMFAVGWARRGPTGTIGTNRPDGFAVAEAIDAAFPPGTTDTGRDGPAGLDRLLASRGCDPVLFADWQKIEAAEVAAARAGAPREKLVRVPDLLKASGH from the coding sequence ATGCGCCACATCGCCATCGTCGGCTCCGGTCCTGCCGGCTTCTACACCGCCGAAGCCCTGCTCAAGTCGGGCGACGCGACGATCGACATCATCGACCGCCTGCCGGTCCCCTATGGCCTCATCCGCTTCGGGGTGGCCCCCGATCACCAGTCGATCAAGGCCGTTTCCCGCCGTTATGAAAAGGTCGCGCTGACGCCCGGCGTCCGCTTTCTCGGCAACGTCCACCTGGGCGCCGACGTCTCGTCCGAGGAATTGCTGCATTATTACGATGCGGTGGTGCTTGCGACGGGCGCCCCGCTCGACCGCCGCCTCGGCATCCCGGGTGACGATCTTCCCGGCGTGGTCGGCTCGGCCGCCTTTGTCGGCTGGTACAACGGCCATCCCGATTTTGCCGACCTCGCCCTGCCGCTCGACCAGGGCGACGCGGTGATCGTCGGCAACGGCAATGTCGCGCTCGATTGCGCCCGGATCCTCGCCAAGACCCCGGGCGAGTTCGTAGGCTCCGACATCGTCGCCCATGCCTTCGAGGCGCTGGGGTCGAGCGCGATCCGCGCGATCACCATCCTCGGACGGCGCGGCCCCCACCAGATCGCGATGACGCCCAAGGAACTGGGCGAGCTCGGCCACCTCGAGGCGGCGGCGCCGCTGGTCGATCCCGACGACTTCCCGCCCGCCGGCACCGACGCTGCGCTCGACCCCGGCCAGCGCAAGAGCGTCGAGCTGCTGCGTGGTTTTGCAGCAAGCCCGCCCGACGGGTCGAAGCCGCGCACCATCACCTTCGATTTCTTTGCCAAGCCGATCGCCATCGAGGGCGAAGGCAGGGCCGAACGGGTGATCGTCGAACGCACCGCGCTCGGCCCTGATGGCCAGGCCCGCGGCACTGGCCAGACCTATGCTATTCCCGCCGGCCTGGTGATCAGCTGCATCGGCTACGCGTCACCGCCCATCCCGGGCGTCCCATACGACGAGGCGCTCGGCCGCTATCCGAATCGCGACGGCCTGGTCGAGGAGCGCATGTTCGCGGTCGGCTGGGCGCGGCGGGGACCGACCGGCACCATCGGCACCAACCGTCCCGACGGCTTTGCGGTGGCCGAGGCGATCGACGCCGCCTTCCCGCCGGGGACGACCGACACCGGCCGCGACGGCCCCGCCGGGCTCGACCGCCTGCTCGCCAGCCGCGGCTGCGATCCGGTGCTGTTCGCCGACTGGCAGAAGATCGAAGCCGCCGAAGTCGCCGCAGCCCGCGCCGGTGCCCCGCGCGAGAAGCTGGTGCGCGTGCCCGACCTCCTCAAGGCCAGTGGGCATTAG